The following coding sequences lie in one Panicum virgatum strain AP13 chromosome 6N, P.virgatum_v5, whole genome shotgun sequence genomic window:
- the LOC120678844 gene encoding acyl transferase 15-like produces MEVVVKRSPSTVVRPAEPEPEPAAATNGAGGTIKLSSFDRVCAMTPITALLVFEHPIREAAETLKGALSRALVPYYPLSGRLVAGPDEVHMDHIRCSGEGAEFVAASANRALKDVEFFARSPGTTTPQLVEELIAIYHPAERCGPADPLLLMQVTEFSCGGFVVAVTWNHGVADGVGMAQFLQAVGELARGSPSPSLAPVRWDESLLSLPPPTVQSNKPLGLVCLDVTVPSSTIERIRAEFHERANSNGRHRTCTEFEAVATVLWQCRTRAIASNPDFPALLTFTADVRRHVKAKDGYYGNCIVTLRVMATAGTVAKADVTDLIEMIKRAKDEVPDQLLAKNDDGCNGDDQQPAMDEKLLDELRYNLLHLSTWRNIGFEKVDFGGGTPERVMCYMQPSIQEWPYCVVSLPCKEKGGASSVSVVSVCVKEEHADAFLGELARFT; encoded by the coding sequence ATGGAGGTTGTGGTGAAAAGGTCACCGTCAACGGTGGTGAGGCcagcggagccggagccggagccggcggcggcgacgaacggcgccggcggcaccaTAAAGCTCTCGTCCTTCGACAGGGTTTGCGCCATGACGCCGATCACGGCGTTGCTCGTGTTCGAGCACCCGATCCGCGAGGCCGCCGAGACCTTGAAGGGAGCGCTGTCCCGAGCGTTGGTCCCCTACTACCCTCTTTCAGGTCGCTTGGTTGCAGGGCCCGACGAGGTCCACATGGACCACATCCggtgcagcggcgagggcgcggaATTCGTCGCCGCCTCCGCGAACCGTGCCTTGAAGGACGTCGAATTCTTCGCCCGGTCGCCTGGCACGACCACGCCGCAGCTGGTGGAGGAGCTCATCGCCATCTACCACCCGGCCGAGCGCTGCGGCCCCGCCGACCCGTTGCTGCTGATGCAGGTGACGGAGTTCTCCTGCGGCGGGTTCGTCGTGGCCGTGACCTGGAACCATGGCGTCGCCGACGGCGTCGGGATGGCCCAGTTCCTGCAGGCCGTCGGCGAGCTCGCGCGCGGGTCGCCGTCGCCATCCCTTGCTCCGGTCAGATGGGACGAATCGCTCCTCAGCCTCCCTCCTCCCACCGTCCAGAGCAACAAGCCGTTGGGCCTCGTCTGCCTCGACGTCACCGTCCCCTCGAGCACGATCGAGCGCATCAGAGCTGAGTTCCACGAGCGCGCCAACTCCAATGGCCGCCACCGGACTTGCACCGAGTTCGAGGCGGTCGCCACCGTGCTATGGCAGTGCCGCACTCGCGCGATCGCCTCCAACCCGGATTTCCCGGCTCTGCTCACCTTCACAGCTGATGTGCGCAGGCATGTGAAGGCTAAGGATGGCTACTACGGCAACTGCATCGTGACGCTGCGAGTCATGGCGACAGCCGGCACGGTGGCGAAGGCGGACGTCACCGACCTGATCGAGATGATCAAGCGTGCCAAGGATGAGGTGCCTGACCAGCTGCTCGCGAAGAACGACGACGGCTGCAATGGCGACGACCAGCAGCCAGCCATGGATGAGAAGCTGCTCGACGAGCTCCGGTACAACCTGCTCCACCTGTCCACGTGGCGGAACATCGGCTTCGAGAAGGTCGACTTCGGCGGAGGGACGCCGGAGAGGGTAATGTGCTACATGCAGCCGTCGATTCAGGAATGGCCGTATTGCGTGGTGAGCCTGCCGTGCAAAGAGAAGGGCGGGGCCAGTAGTGTTAGTGTGGTGTCGGTCTGTGTCAAGGAGGAGCACGCAGATGCCTTCTTAGGCGAGCTAGCAAGGTTCACGTGA